The stretch of DNA TCCTCTAATTCGGTTAGCGCCGGCACTAAGATTTCCGGTACAAATTTACCACCATATCGACCGAAGTGGCCGGTTTTGTCGGGTAAAGCTGCAATTGAATCGTTAGTTTTAAATTGAGATTCACTCATCGTAGTTCGCTGTTTTACGGATTTCCTGGAAAAATGCTTTTAATTTTTCGGAGTCTTTTTTGCCGGGCTCCGCTTCCACACCGCTGCAGACATCGACTGCATAGGGATGAACAAACTCCACGGCTTCGCGAACATTCCTTGCGTTAAGCCCCCCGGAAACTACAATCGGACCGTACTTTTTGGCTTCTTTTGCAATATTCCAATTGAAGGTTTTACCCGTACCGCCGTAACTCTGATCATGATAAGTATCTAATAGAAAGCCGGATGTTTTGTATTTTTTTATGATGCTTAAATCAAAACCGTTTTTGACTCGAAAGACCTTTAAAACCGGCAGCGGAATCTGCCGGCAGTAATCCCACGATTCATCTCCGTGTAGTTGAATGAGTTTTATAGGCACGGTTTTCAAAATTTGGTTTATTTCGCTCAACAGTGCGTTTACAAATACGCCTACTGTGCCTACAAAAGGCGGTAATGAATCGATGATCGATTTGGCGGCAACAGAACTGACGAATCGCGGGCTCTTTTTGTAAAAAATGAATCCCAGGGCGTCTGCGCCAAATCCACAGGCAAGCCGGGCGTCCTCAAGATTTGTAATTCCGCAGACCTTTACCTTGACCATTTTTCGGCT from candidate division KSB1 bacterium encodes:
- a CDS encoding phosphoribosylanthranilate isomerase, with the protein product MVKVKVCGITNLEDARLACGFGADALGFIFYKKSPRFVSSVAAKSIIDSLPPFVGTVGVFVNALLSEINQILKTVPIKLIQLHGDESWDYCRQIPLPVLKVFRVKNGFDLSIIKKYKTSGFLLDTYHDQSYGGTGKTFNWNIAKEAKKYGPIVVSGGLNARNVREAVEFVHPYAVDVCSGVEAEPGKKDSEKLKAFFQEIRKTANYDE